A single window of Nocardia sp. NBC_01327 DNA harbors:
- the sigJ gene encoding RNA polymerase sigma factor SigJ gives MVAALLADLFETHRAHLLSVAYRLTGSVADAEDAVQESWLRLAVARQYEIEDLRAWLTTVVSRICLDRLRSATARREQYVGQWLPEPIVTSPLPSSMPDPLAAVVRKQDARFAALVVMDALTPPQRVAFVLHDGFTVPFDEIGELLGVSTEAARALATRARKALAHMPEPVTDTEHDTAVRQLLEALYRGDVDGVVAALHPDVRTIGDAGGTTATAMNVVAGVEKNARLWLGLRTRYGFDDQEQSAGAFEPVLVNGQLGLLVHERASWNGHPGTPQRVYGFTVSGGKIWGIYDLVNPAKLKGIRLPH, from the coding sequence ATGGTTGCCGCTCTTCTCGCCGACTTGTTCGAAACCCATCGGGCGCACCTGCTCTCGGTGGCCTACCGGTTGACGGGCAGTGTCGCCGATGCCGAGGATGCGGTGCAGGAGAGCTGGTTACGGCTCGCGGTCGCCCGCCAGTACGAGATCGAGGACCTGCGCGCCTGGCTCACCACCGTCGTCTCCCGCATCTGCCTGGACCGCCTGCGCAGCGCCACCGCGCGGCGGGAGCAGTATGTGGGGCAATGGCTTCCGGAGCCCATCGTCACCAGCCCGCTGCCCTCGAGCATGCCCGATCCGCTGGCCGCGGTGGTGCGCAAACAGGATGCGCGCTTCGCCGCCCTGGTCGTGATGGATGCGCTCACCCCGCCGCAGCGGGTGGCCTTCGTCCTGCACGACGGTTTCACGGTGCCCTTCGACGAAATCGGCGAGCTGCTCGGCGTGTCCACCGAGGCTGCCCGGGCCTTGGCGACGCGGGCGCGGAAAGCCTTGGCGCACATGCCGGAACCGGTCACCGACACCGAGCACGACACGGCGGTGCGGCAGCTGCTGGAGGCGCTGTATCGCGGTGATGTGGACGGGGTCGTCGCGGCACTGCATCCGGACGTGCGCACCATCGGCGATGCCGGGGGTACCACCGCGACCGCGATGAATGTGGTTGCGGGAGTGGAGAAGAACGCCAGGCTGTGGCTGGGGCTGCGGACCAGGTACGGGTTCGACGACCAGGAGCAGTCGGCGGGCGCGTTCGAACCGGTGCTCGTCAACGGGCAGCTCGGTCTGCTGGTGCACGAGCGCGCCTCGTGGAACGGTCATCCCGGTACGCCGCAGCGGGTGTACGGGTTCACCGTTTCCGGCGGGAAGATCTGGGGCATTTACGATCTCGTCAATCCGGCCAAGCTCAAGGGCATTCGGCTGCCGCACTGA
- a CDS encoding pyridoxal phosphate-dependent aminotransferase has product MPHIPTVARLRPYASTIFAEMTELAVRHGAVNLGQGFPDTDGPAGMLQVAQQAIADGFNQYPPGRGVPALRQAIAADRARRYGTEYDPDTQVLVTVGATEAIAATVLGLVEPGDEVVLIEPYYDSYAAAVALAGAQRRTARLVPDGDGFALDLDSLRAAITPRTRLLLLNSPHNPTGTVLSRADLAAIAEIAIEHDLLVMSDEAYEHLTFDGHEHISISTLPGMFERTIVISSAAKTFSVTGWKIGWACAPAPLLDAVLAAKQFLTFVGGGPFQPAIAYALNNEQQWISALRDTLSEKRLRLSAALADAGFGVKRSDGTYFVCADITPLGATDAYDFCRELPERLGVAAVPVSVFADDKPSWNRLVRFTFCKKEDTIAEGIRRLRAGKTAASR; this is encoded by the coding sequence ATGCCCCACATTCCGACTGTCGCTCGGCTGCGCCCCTACGCATCGACGATCTTCGCCGAGATGACCGAACTCGCCGTCCGCCACGGCGCCGTCAATCTCGGACAGGGCTTCCCGGACACCGATGGGCCGGCCGGGATGCTGCAGGTCGCACAGCAGGCGATTGCCGACGGCTTCAACCAATACCCGCCCGGCCGTGGCGTTCCCGCGCTGCGGCAGGCCATCGCCGCCGACCGCGCCCGCCGCTACGGCACCGAGTACGACCCCGATACCCAGGTGCTCGTCACGGTCGGCGCCACCGAGGCCATTGCCGCCACCGTCCTGGGCCTCGTCGAACCGGGTGACGAAGTGGTGCTCATCGAGCCGTACTACGACTCCTACGCGGCGGCCGTCGCGCTGGCCGGGGCCCAGCGGCGCACCGCCCGCCTCGTCCCCGACGGCGACGGTTTCGCCCTCGACCTGGATAGCCTGCGTGCGGCCATCACCCCCAGAACCCGTCTGCTGCTGCTGAATTCGCCGCACAATCCGACCGGCACCGTGCTCTCGCGCGCCGATCTGGCCGCCATTGCCGAGATCGCCATCGAGCACGATCTGCTGGTCATGTCCGATGAGGCCTACGAGCACCTCACCTTCGACGGCCACGAGCACATCAGCATCTCCACGCTGCCCGGCATGTTCGAGCGCACCATTGTGATCTCCAGCGCCGCAAAGACATTCAGCGTCACCGGCTGGAAGATCGGCTGGGCCTGCGCCCCCGCGCCGCTGCTGGACGCCGTGCTCGCCGCCAAACAGTTCCTCACCTTCGTGGGCGGCGGCCCCTTCCAGCCCGCCATCGCCTACGCCCTGAACAATGAGCAGCAGTGGATCTCGGCCCTGCGCGACACCCTCTCGGAGAAGCGCCTGCGCCTGTCCGCCGCCCTCGCCGACGCCGGATTCGGCGTGAAGCGCAGCGACGGCACCTATTTCGTCTGCGCCGACATCACCCCCCTGGGCGCCACCGACGCCTACGACTTCTGCCGCGAACTCCCCGAACGACTCGGCGTAGCCGCGGTCCCCGTCAGCGTCTTCGCCGACGACAAGCCCTCCTGGAACCGCCTGGTGCGCTTCACCTTCTGCAAAAAAGAAGACACCATCGCCGAAGGCATCCGCCGCCTCCGCGCCGGCAAAACCGCCGCCTCGCGCTAG
- a CDS encoding LysE family translocator: MIGMAAVLGVSAAALGMVLTPGPNMMYLVSRTVSQGRRAGFVSLTGVAAGFAVYLAAATAGITAVFGMVPALYLALKLAGAGYLAWLAWKTVRPGGVSAFAPEALPVDPARRLFAMGFVTNLLNPKIAIMYMALIPQFVVLEDGRVWLQSLGLGAVQIAVALTVNSLIVVSAGAVAGFLAGRPLWLRAQRLVTGTVLGAMAALVATDRARPLPA, translated from the coding sequence ATGATCGGGATGGCGGCGGTGCTCGGGGTTTCGGCGGCGGCGCTGGGGATGGTGCTGACGCCCGGGCCGAACATGATGTATTTGGTGTCGCGGACCGTTTCGCAGGGGCGGCGGGCCGGGTTTGTGTCGCTGACCGGAGTGGCGGCCGGGTTTGCGGTGTATCTGGCGGCGGCCACGGCCGGGATCACCGCCGTATTCGGCATGGTGCCTGCGCTGTATCTGGCGCTGAAGCTGGCGGGTGCGGGCTATCTGGCCTGGCTGGCGTGGAAGACGGTGCGGCCGGGCGGGGTGTCGGCCTTCGCGCCCGAGGCGCTGCCGGTCGATCCGGCGCGGCGGCTGTTCGCCATGGGGTTCGTGACCAATTTGCTCAATCCCAAGATCGCCATCATGTACATGGCGCTCATTCCGCAGTTCGTCGTGCTGGAAGACGGCCGGGTGTGGTTGCAGAGCCTCGGCCTGGGCGCGGTGCAGATCGCCGTCGCGCTGACCGTGAACTCGCTCATTGTGGTGAGCGCGGGCGCGGTGGCCGGTTTCCTTGCGGGACGGCCACTCTGGCTGCGCGCGCAACGCCTCGTCACCGGGACCGTGCTGGGCGCGATGGCGGCCCTGGTCGCCACCGACCGCGCCCGGCCGCTACCTGCTTGA
- a CDS encoding M1 family metallopeptidase — translation MRLRWVRYTVLGAALVTVTNTAPVQAGPGDPFAGAPGAGDPYYPLDGNGGYRAEHYDVTVGYDPAGHQLTGSTRVDAVATQAMHTFDLDYSGPQVTAVTVNGLPAAFDRTDEHELVVTPMLPLLPGLPFAVQVQYAGAVTGTDGAGWVFSPSGGAFVAGEPHSASSWYPLNDTPLNKATFALHATVPAEWEVMSNGVKIRDVVQGANRTVDWEMRQPVAGYLTTIAIDRFEFLEQRGADGTPLLSAFAPDALQAKGIEQRLPEILDFEEQLYGPYPFDTAGGIYVDTDLQFSLETQSRPIYAPWTDLGTVVHEIAHQWWGDSMSVRHWSDVCLNECFASYTADYLWPERKDGKDVDAQYRETVTEYHDNPKFWEIALQNPGAGNEFTSVYYRGPLFLHALRRIMGDAAFFPAVHDFVGAHRYGNASMPEFRQFTQSRTPVNLDGFFGAWLDRTDRPADEFLYPGSLRP, via the coding sequence ATGAGGCTCAGGTGGGTGCGGTACACGGTGCTGGGTGCGGCGCTGGTGACGGTGACGAATACGGCGCCGGTGCAGGCGGGTCCCGGCGATCCGTTCGCGGGAGCGCCCGGGGCCGGTGATCCCTACTATCCGCTGGACGGCAATGGCGGATATCGCGCCGAGCACTACGACGTCACCGTCGGGTACGACCCGGCCGGGCATCAGCTGACGGGCTCGACCCGGGTGGACGCGGTGGCCACGCAGGCGATGCACACCTTCGACCTCGATTACAGCGGGCCGCAGGTGACCGCGGTGACGGTCAACGGCCTGCCCGCCGCATTCGATCGCACCGACGAGCACGAACTCGTGGTGACGCCCATGCTGCCGCTGCTGCCCGGACTGCCCTTCGCGGTCCAGGTGCAATACGCGGGCGCGGTCACCGGAACCGACGGCGCGGGCTGGGTCTTCTCCCCCAGCGGCGGGGCTTTTGTTGCGGGCGAACCGCATTCGGCGAGCAGCTGGTATCCGCTCAACGACACCCCTTTGAACAAGGCGACTTTCGCGCTGCACGCGACGGTGCCCGCCGAATGGGAGGTGATGTCGAACGGGGTGAAGATCCGCGATGTGGTGCAGGGCGCGAATCGGACCGTGGATTGGGAAATGCGGCAGCCCGTGGCGGGCTATCTGACCACCATTGCCATCGACCGGTTCGAATTCCTGGAACAGCGCGGCGCCGACGGCACTCCGCTGCTGAGCGCCTTCGCGCCGGATGCGCTGCAGGCCAAGGGGATCGAGCAGCGACTGCCGGAGATTCTGGATTTCGAGGAGCAGCTGTACGGGCCGTACCCGTTCGATACGGCGGGCGGCATCTATGTCGATACCGATCTGCAGTTCTCGCTGGAGACGCAATCGCGGCCCATCTACGCGCCCTGGACCGATCTGGGGACCGTGGTGCACGAGATCGCCCATCAGTGGTGGGGCGATTCCATGTCGGTGCGGCACTGGTCCGATGTCTGCCTGAACGAATGCTTCGCCAGCTACACCGCCGACTACCTGTGGCCGGAGCGCAAGGACGGCAAGGATGTCGACGCGCAGTACCGCGAGACCGTCACCGAATACCATGACAATCCCAAGTTCTGGGAGATCGCGCTGCAGAACCCCGGCGCCGGAAACGAATTCACCTCGGTCTACTACCGCGGGCCGCTGTTCCTGCACGCCCTGCGCCGCATCATGGGCGATGCGGCGTTCTTCCCGGCCGTCCACGACTTTGTCGGAGCGCATCGGTACGGCAATGCCTCCATGCCGGAGTTCCGGCAGTTCACACAGTCCCGGACACCGGTGAACCTGGACGGATTCTTCGGCGCCTGGCTCGATCGCACCGATCGCCCGGCCGACGAATTCCTCTACCCCGGCTCATTGCGCCCCTGA
- a CDS encoding LysE family translocator — translation MIPGANLLAFLVAGTILIVIPGPGVLFVIGRALSSGRRAALLSVLGHSLGVLAMLVLVAAGLGAVVAASAIALTVVKLAGAVYLIYLGVQAIRERRSLREAWESRAEPAQGVRLLRQAFLVGVSNPKAIIFFSAVLPQFVSPAAGRVPLQILILGLIFVAIALVSDSSWALVAGLARDWFGRSPKRLENLGAAGGVMIIGLGATVAVSGTSS, via the coding sequence ATGATCCCCGGCGCTAATCTGCTGGCGTTTTTGGTCGCCGGCACCATTCTCATCGTAATCCCCGGGCCCGGTGTGCTTTTCGTCATCGGCCGCGCACTCAGTTCAGGTCGCCGGGCGGCATTGCTCTCGGTGCTGGGGCATTCACTGGGCGTGCTGGCGATGCTGGTGCTGGTGGCGGCCGGACTCGGGGCGGTGGTGGCGGCCTCGGCCATCGCACTGACGGTCGTGAAGCTGGCGGGCGCGGTCTACCTGATCTACCTGGGGGTACAGGCGATTCGGGAGCGCCGGTCGCTGCGCGAGGCCTGGGAGTCGCGGGCCGAACCGGCGCAGGGCGTGCGGCTGCTACGCCAGGCCTTCCTGGTCGGCGTCAGCAATCCGAAGGCCATCATCTTCTTCTCCGCGGTGCTGCCGCAGTTCGTATCCCCGGCCGCCGGCCGGGTGCCCTTGCAGATCCTGATTCTGGGGCTCATCTTCGTCGCCATCGCACTGGTGTCCGACAGCAGCTGGGCGCTCGTCGCCGGGTTGGCGCGGGACTGGTTCGGCCGCTCCCCCAAGCGGCTGGAGAACCTCGGCGCGGCGGGCGGGGTGATGATCATCGGGCTGGGCGCCACCGTAGCCGTGTCGGGCACCAGTAGCTGA
- a CDS encoding DUF3239 domain-containing protein, which produces MRRFEFAVDREHARAVNEVVAQLRRLRVLGIGAALVLGLGTAFLVWVNHPWSYLLAVAFVLGAATSLFIGLWTPHRARVDKLYAAGELVPAVVSKTDGPGATLLALVDLAKPNADGPRYALVTRTVRALPGHRIRVGERVPAVTVRIDRAPGSVGDLWQSVSAMPIAWGTRDLNVIERARSEIREVEWELLTDNLDLADKVRDVDAKRLLLDPQQLPDELRG; this is translated from the coding sequence GTGCGACGCTTCGAATTCGCGGTGGACCGTGAGCATGCCCGGGCGGTCAACGAAGTCGTCGCCCAGTTGCGGCGGTTGCGCGTGCTCGGGATCGGCGCGGCCCTCGTGCTGGGCCTGGGCACCGCATTTTTGGTGTGGGTGAACCATCCGTGGTCGTATCTGCTGGCGGTGGCCTTTGTCCTCGGGGCGGCCACCTCGCTGTTCATCGGCCTGTGGACGCCGCACCGCGCCCGCGTCGACAAGCTTTACGCGGCAGGCGAACTCGTGCCCGCCGTGGTGTCGAAGACCGACGGCCCGGGGGCCACCCTGCTGGCGCTGGTGGATCTGGCCAAGCCGAATGCCGACGGCCCGCGCTACGCCCTGGTGACCCGCACCGTGCGCGCGCTGCCCGGGCATCGCATTCGTGTCGGTGAGCGCGTCCCCGCGGTGACCGTGCGCATCGATCGCGCGCCCGGATCGGTCGGCGATCTGTGGCAGTCGGTGAGCGCCATGCCGATCGCCTGGGGAACTCGCGATCTCAATGTCATCGAGCGGGCTCGCAGCGAGATTCGCGAGGTCGAGTGGGAATTGCTCACCGACAATCTGGATCTGGCGGACAAGGTGCGGGATGTGGACGCCAAACGGCTGCTGCTGGATCCGCAGCAGCTTCCGGACGAGCTACGCGGTTAG
- a CDS encoding DNA repair helicase XPB, producing the protein MTDGPLIVQSDKTLLLEVDHEAANAARQSIAPFAELERAPEHVHTYRITPLALWNARAAGHDAEQVVDALVKYSRYAVPQPLLVDIVDTMGRYGRLQLVKSPVHGLTLVSLDRAVLEEVLRHKKIAPMLGARVDDDTVVVHPSERGRIKQMLLKIGWPAEDLAGYVDGEAHAIDLDYEGGHWHLRDYQEMAVDSFWAGGSGVVVLPCGAGKTMVGAAAMAKAKATTLILVTNTVAGRQWRRELLARTSLTEDEIGEYSGERKEIRPVTIATYQVVTRKTKGEYRHLELFDSRDWGLVIYDEVHLLPAPVFRMTADLQSRRRLGLTATLVREDGREGDVFSLIGPKRYDAPWKDIEAQGWIAPADCVEVRVTLTDAERMAYATAEPEERYKLCSTARTKIPVVESILAQHRGSPTLVIGAYLDQLDELGEHLNAPIIQGSTRTKEREALFEAFRQGEIPVLVVSKVANFSIDLPEASVAVQVSGTFGSRQEEAQRLGRLLRPKHDGGQAHFYSVVARDTLDAEYAAHRQRFLAEQGYAYRITDADDLLGPTLG; encoded by the coding sequence GTGACCGACGGACCGCTCATCGTTCAAAGCGACAAGACACTGCTGCTCGAGGTCGATCACGAGGCCGCGAACGCGGCCCGGCAGTCCATCGCGCCGTTCGCGGAGCTGGAGCGCGCACCGGAGCATGTGCACACCTACCGCATCACTCCGCTGGCACTGTGGAACGCCCGCGCGGCCGGTCATGACGCCGAGCAGGTGGTCGACGCCCTGGTCAAGTACTCCCGGTACGCCGTACCGCAGCCGCTGCTGGTGGACATTGTCGACACCATGGGCCGGTACGGGCGACTGCAGCTGGTGAAGAGCCCGGTGCACGGCCTGACCCTGGTGAGCCTGGATCGGGCGGTGCTCGAGGAGGTGCTCCGGCACAAGAAGATCGCACCCATGCTGGGCGCGCGCGTCGATGACGACACCGTGGTGGTGCATCCGTCCGAGCGCGGCCGGATCAAGCAGATGCTGCTGAAGATCGGCTGGCCCGCCGAGGACCTCGCCGGTTATGTGGACGGCGAGGCGCACGCCATCGACCTGGATTACGAGGGCGGTCACTGGCATCTGCGCGACTATCAGGAGATGGCCGTCGACTCGTTCTGGGCGGGCGGCTCCGGCGTGGTCGTGCTGCCGTGTGGTGCGGGCAAGACCATGGTCGGTGCGGCGGCCATGGCAAAAGCCAAGGCCACCACCCTGATTCTGGTCACCAATACCGTGGCCGGGCGGCAGTGGCGGCGCGAGCTGCTGGCCCGCACCTCGCTCACCGAGGACGAGATCGGCGAGTACTCGGGCGAGCGCAAGGAGATCCGGCCGGTCACCATTGCCACCTATCAGGTGGTCACCCGCAAGACGAAGGGTGAATACCGGCATCTGGAGCTGTTCGACAGCCGCGACTGGGGTCTGGTCATCTACGACGAGGTGCATCTGCTGCCCGCGCCGGTCTTCCGCATGACGGCGGATCTGCAATCGCGCCGCCGGCTCGGCCTCACGGCCACCCTGGTGCGCGAGGACGGGCGCGAGGGAGATGTGTTCTCGCTCATAGGTCCCAAGCGCTACGACGCCCCGTGGAAGGACATCGAGGCGCAGGGCTGGATCGCTCCGGCCGACTGTGTCGAGGTCCGGGTGACGCTCACCGACGCCGAGCGGATGGCGTACGCCACCGCCGAACCGGAGGAGCGCTACAAGCTGTGCTCCACCGCGCGCACCAAGATTCCGGTGGTGGAATCGATTCTGGCGCAGCACCGGGGGTCTCCCACCCTGGTCATCGGCGCGTACCTGGATCAGCTCGACGAGCTGGGCGAACACCTGAACGCACCGATCATCCAGGGCTCCACCCGGACCAAGGAGCGCGAGGCGCTGTTCGAGGCGTTCCGGCAGGGGGAGATCCCGGTGCTGGTGGTCAGCAAGGTGGCCAACTTCTCCATCGACCTACCGGAAGCGTCTGTGGCCGTCCAGGTTTCGGGCACCTTCGGTTCCCGGCAGGAGGAGGCCCAGCGGCTCGGGCGCCTGCTGCGGCCGAAACACGATGGCGGCCAGGCTCACTTCTATTCCGTGGTCGCGCGTGACACGCTGGACGCCGAATACGCCGCGCACCGGCAGCGTTTCCTGGCGGAGCAGGGGTATGCCTATCGCATCACCGATGCAGACGACCTGCTGGGGCCGACGTTAGGATAA
- a CDS encoding endoglycoceramidase I, producing MRRGVRGRRWTASLVAAALGGALLVTTPSAQAAPIDSIHTDGAAFVDDSGRVVVLHGVNNVDKEPPYIEPGDGFTLTADDAALLAGHGFNTVRLGVSFDGLMPTRGVVDTAYLDRVAGVVDTLAQYGIHTLLDNHQDGLSKIWGGNGFPEWALQSRPGPLEPNLGFPLYYLEPSMNKGWDEVWNNSNGVLDYLGQALGALAARVDGHAGVLGFELLNEPWPGSAFLSCYPDGCPSFDVKYQAAMQKLTDAVRARNTGTMVFWEPNVTWNETMPTNLGRNPPITAPDIAFAPHDYCIPSQLAIYLNLPAFLKGLCPPQQDKTWGNIDSFTARTHLPTLVTEFGDGDPTVLSNTVTRADDRFISWQYWHYASGFGAGGPRPDPFLGSIGQQLVRTYPQATAGTPGRMIFDPATGDFAYRYTPRPGPKPTEIYVSDVHYPGGYQARVDGGVITSPAGARVVTVEANSALPVTVYINRPGSKGATVPTGPIGTGSAGSGSSGLSSGSGSGSAGSGSGTGSGGSGSVG from the coding sequence ATGCGCAGGGGAGTACGGGGCAGACGATGGACGGCGAGCCTGGTGGCGGCGGCGCTCGGGGGCGCGCTGCTGGTCACGACGCCGAGCGCGCAGGCCGCGCCGATCGATTCGATACACACCGACGGCGCCGCGTTCGTCGATGATTCCGGGCGCGTCGTGGTGTTGCACGGCGTGAACAATGTGGACAAGGAACCGCCCTATATCGAACCGGGGGACGGGTTCACCCTCACCGCCGACGATGCGGCGCTGCTGGCGGGGCACGGCTTCAATACCGTTCGGCTCGGCGTCTCCTTCGATGGGCTCATGCCCACCAGGGGCGTCGTCGACACCGCGTATCTGGACCGTGTCGCCGGTGTGGTGGATACGTTGGCGCAGTACGGGATTCACACCCTGCTCGACAATCATCAGGACGGTCTCTCGAAGATCTGGGGCGGCAACGGTTTTCCCGAATGGGCGCTGCAATCGCGGCCCGGACCGCTGGAGCCGAACCTCGGCTTCCCGCTCTACTACCTCGAGCCCAGTATGAACAAGGGCTGGGATGAGGTGTGGAACAACAGCAATGGCGTTCTCGACTACCTGGGCCAGGCGCTCGGCGCGCTGGCCGCGCGGGTGGACGGCCACGCGGGCGTGCTCGGCTTCGAGCTGTTGAACGAGCCGTGGCCCGGTTCGGCCTTCCTGTCCTGCTATCCCGACGGCTGCCCGAGCTTCGACGTGAAATATCAAGCGGCAATGCAGAAGTTGACCGATGCGGTGCGGGCGCGCAATACCGGGACCATGGTGTTCTGGGAGCCGAATGTGACCTGGAACGAAACCATGCCGACAAATCTCGGCAGGAATCCGCCGATCACCGCGCCCGATATCGCCTTCGCGCCACACGATTACTGCATTCCCAGTCAGCTCGCCATCTATCTGAACCTGCCGGCGTTCCTGAAGGGTCTGTGCCCGCCGCAGCAGGACAAGACCTGGGGCAATATCGATTCCTTCACCGCGCGTACGCATCTGCCCACCCTGGTCACCGAATTCGGCGACGGCGACCCGACCGTGCTGAGCAATACCGTGACGCGGGCCGATGATCGGTTCATCAGCTGGCAGTACTGGCATTACGCCTCCGGCTTCGGCGCGGGCGGTCCGCGACCGGATCCCTTCCTCGGCTCGATCGGGCAGCAATTGGTCCGCACCTATCCGCAGGCCACCGCGGGGACGCCCGGGCGGATGATCTTCGATCCGGCCACCGGTGACTTCGCCTACCGGTACACCCCGCGCCCCGGGCCGAAGCCGACCGAGATCTATGTCTCCGATGTGCACTACCCGGGCGGCTATCAGGCCCGGGTGGACGGTGGCGTCATTACGTCACCGGCGGGTGCGCGCGTGGTGACCGTGGAGGCGAATTCCGCATTGCCGGTCACCGTCTACATCAATCGGCCCGGTTCGAAGGGCGCCACCGTGCCCACCGGTCCGATCGGCACCGGTTCCGCGGGGTCGGGTTCGTCGGGGCTGTCGTCGGGTTCGGGTTCCGGCTCCGCGGGTTCCGGGTCGGGGACGGGGTCGGGCGGATCGGGATCAGTGGGATGA
- a CDS encoding LppU/SCO3897 family protein translates to MKFTGTRPLLRLVLALMALAVAALAVTGCSMIKDASKSDTAKSKVGDCINVISGSMVDSKTEPVDCSSDKAVYKVAQVYDKKTDCKDEQTSYEETMNGGTTAFLCLTPNFKEGACYNESSTTGYKAVDCTAPEASFKVTKRIDGQADEFQCDASTSIGFRTVSDPKTTFCLGNPKG, encoded by the coding sequence GTGAAGTTCACAGGGACGAGGCCGCTCCTGCGCCTCGTACTGGCCCTCATGGCCCTGGCCGTGGCCGCACTGGCCGTGACCGGGTGTTCGATGATCAAGGACGCCAGCAAGTCCGATACCGCCAAGTCCAAGGTCGGCGACTGTATCAACGTGATCTCGGGGTCGATGGTCGACTCCAAGACCGAGCCGGTCGACTGCTCCTCCGATAAGGCGGTCTACAAGGTCGCACAGGTCTACGACAAGAAGACCGACTGCAAAGACGAGCAGACCTCCTATGAGGAGACCATGAACGGCGGCACCACCGCCTTCCTGTGCCTGACGCCCAACTTCAAAGAGGGCGCCTGCTACAACGAAAGCTCCACCACCGGATACAAAGCCGTGGACTGCACTGCGCCCGAAGCCTCTTTCAAGGTGACCAAGCGCATCGACGGTCAGGCCGATGAATTCCAGTGCGACGCGAGTACCTCGATCGGATTCCGGACCGTCTCGGACCCGAAGACCACGTTCTGCCTGGGAAATCCCAAGGGTTAA